The following nucleotide sequence is from Peribacillus sp. ACCC06369.
GGCCATATAAAAAATGAAACCCCGCTATTAAAAGCGAGGCTTCCGGGAGAGATTGAAGAATCATCTTTAATATTAAATATAATGCAATGGATCTTGGACAACCTCATTCGAAACGGTGTTATCATGATTCACAAACACCTCGTCTCCGACTTGTAGCGCCTTCGCATTGATAACTTCAGGGCATATTTCCTTTTAACCGAGATAGTGGCAAACGATATAGCTTATCGTCTTTTTCATCAGGATTTCCTCGGCCATCCGTATTGTTGCTTATGAAATAAAGGGATTCTCCATCTACGAAAACATCACGTATCCTTCCTGAGCCCGTAATGATATTAGTCAGTTTTCCGCTCTGTACATCATAACCCTTAAGCGCTTCGCCCCTTAATGCTGCAAAATAAAGCTTTCCGTCAAAATAGGCCATTCCAGAAGGAGCCCATGTATTTTCACCGGAATGAATCAATGGATTTACCATACCAGGTTTTTGCTCATCGCCTTCTATTTCTGGCCAGCCGTAGTTTTTACCTGGATCGATCTTATTTAATTCATCGTGAGCCGAATCGCCGTGCTCACTTTCATACAATTGTCCGACTTCATCCCACGCCAGACCTTGTGGATTGCGGTGACCGTATGAATAGACGTATGAGTTCCCAAAAGGATTATCTTTCGGAATGGTGCCATCCAGATTCATGCGCAAAATCTTCCCGCCTAAAGAATCTATGTCCTGTGCGATCTCCGGCTTTCTTGCATCACCTGTTGTTGCATATAGCTTATCGTCCGGTCCAACCTTGATTCGGCCACCATGGTGGAATTCCCCGCTTGGTATGCCATCGATCAAGGTCTCCATCTCCTGCCATTTATCATCATCTTTTTGTAAAATGACGATTCGATTGATGGATTCCCTGCCTTCTTCATACGTATAATAGGCGAAAGCTTGCCTGCTCTTAGCGAAATCGGGAGTTAACGAAAATCCAAGTAACCCAGCTTCCGCTTTTGTAGACAATGTCTTTTTAAGGTTGACCTTTTGCCGTGTCATCTTACCCTTGTCCCATTCTACGATGGTTCCTGTCCGCTCTGAGACATACATTGTGTCCCCTTCCTTCTGAATCGACCATGGGATATGCAGGTTCGTTACTAGCACATCCGGATCTTCTCCTAAAGTGCCCGTCACTTCTTTATCAGGATTCGGCTGGGTTTTGCTGTCCTCTTCATTCATGTTACAACCAGTTAAAGTCATTGTTGCCATAAGGAAAAATAAGAGCCATTTTTTCAAAACTTTTCCCCTTCCGATTCATGAGTTTAATAGGCTGACTGTTTAAGTACCTTTAAAATGGCCTCCGCTACACCGGACTCATCATTCTTGCCTGTTACTTCATCACACAGTTTTTGAATATCAAGCGGGGCATTTCCCATTGCGACAGACAAACCTACCCGTTCAAACATGGATACATCATTATAATTATCCCCAATGGCCATGGTTTCCTGCATCGAACCGGATTTTTCATTCACATATGTTTCAAGTGCCGTACCTTTTTGAGCTGTCCCACTCATGATTTCCACATTTTCACGTCCTGATGAAGTGACTGTAACTCCCTGTCCTTTCAATTTCGTTGCAATTTGATTCAATAAACTTAAATCTTTTGAGAAGCTGAGAATTTTATAATATTCCACATTCGAATGGCTGAATAACTCGGAATAATCGGAAATGGAAGTTACCTGTCCAAGCTGTAAACGCTCCTCCGCATATTTCCGCATATTCTCAGGGTCAATGTCCGGATTGGCTGTAACGAATACATCAACCAAAGCGGATATTGCGTTTTCATAGTCTTTAGAATAAATCCCCTGACTCGTATATATTTCGAAATAAATCCCTTGTTCTTCGAGGAATCCAGCGACCATTTTAGCAGTGGCAGCTGACATTGGATTGGAAGCAGCAATCTTTCCATCCTCCGTGAAGAGGGCAGCACCATTTACACAGATTACAGGGCAAACGATTCCTGCTTCATCTAAAGCGAACCTTGCTTCAACATAAGATCTTCCAGTAGCAATGATCACTTCCACTCCCTCACTTTGCGCCCTCTGGATTGCATGTTTATTTTCCTCACTGACCTTTTGCATTTTGTTTAACAATGTTCCGTCCATATCAATCGCAATCGTCTTTATCAATTCAACCGGCTCCTTCTTTTCAATATAATCCCTATTTTAACCGAATCGGCGTGGATAAACACGTTTAACAAACCCATATCGATTCTTGGTGTGACTTAATCCAATTATGTACATAAATAAACTGCACCTAATTAAGTTAGGTGCAGTTTGTTTTTTTAATGCAGGATCGTTTGGCTATCAACTTCCTGTGCCCGTTCAATAATCTGTTCGTGGATGTCTCTTTGAATGTCATCGATGGCTGTAAAGTCCATCGCTTTTACATAAATCTTTTCAAGTTCGTCATGCAACTCTTTTGCTTTAGCCAGACTGGCTGTCGCTTCATTCATTTTCGTCCGGTACCTGGAGGAAACATCCTTTAACTGATCAGCATAAATTTCGTCCGTTCCTGGCAGGATGGCCGTTTTATATATATCAATGATTTCATCACCTTCACAACTCGGGAAATATTCATGAGGGGATGTGCTGTCAAAAATGGCGATCCCTACCTCCCGGACAATTACCATGTCCAAGCTATGCGGATCGAAACCGCAATGATATACTTCCACATCAAAGCCTCTTTGTTCCGCAGCCTTTGCAATCTTCTTCAGCATCGTTGATTTCCCTGAACCTGGGCGTCCCTTTAAAAAGTACCGTTTTTGTATTCCCTCAGTAATATTGGGGATGAAATCAACTGCACCCTTTGGTGTAGCGGCCCCTAAGAATCGGTGACGAACATCCGACTTCTTATTGAGGATGATATCTCTATAAAAGCCTTCTATCAATTTATTGGTCAACCCGTTCAATTTTGCGAAATCAATATTTGCTTTATAAATGTCTTCCCATTCATCATGTATCTTCAATGCTTCAGCGAATAGGGCATATGCCTTCTCGAAACTCTTGCTTCTCGCATTCGTCAATCTTATGATGGCGGCTCTTTCAGAAGCCAGCTGCTGGGAATTCCAGGCAGCTCCTAGATTGACATATTCCTCAATGGCCCCAGGTGCCTTCGGCTCAATCACATGCGGCGCGGTCCCATCCACGAGTCCGATTTTCAAAGCCGGTATGATCACGCCATCAATGGAATCATTATCGGACGAACAATGTAAATACTCGATGTCATAGTCTTTATCCAGCCATTCTTGGCCGATTTTTTTCATTATGGTCGATTTACCGGAACCAGGTCCGCCTTTTAATATGAATAATCTTTCCAGGCCTGCTAAATTGGAATCATATAAACTATAAAAACCTTTAGCCGTATTGCCTCCAGCGAAATAATGCATCACTTTTCCTGTCACTTTCACACTCTCCCTCACAATACAGATGTGAACTTCAAGACAGCGTATGCAGAAAAGACCTAATAGGTGAATGCCTAAAGGTCAACAGTCTATTTTATTAGGCCTACAGATTCCGCTTGTGTGACCTCCAGGAATTCTGACGGTTTTAAAACGATCTGTGTACCGATCTTCCCTCCGCTTACGATGATTTCAGGCAGGTTTGCTGCACTTTCATCGATAAAGGTCGGGTATTGCTTTTTCATTCCAATCGGGGAACAGCCTCCCCGAATGTACCCTGTGTATTTTTGCAGGTCTTTAACTGCAAGCATTTCTATTTTTTTTGCCCCTGCCGCCTTCGCTGCTTTTTTCAAATCCAGTTCGGTGGCTACAGGAATGACGAATACATAAAGCTGCTGTGGTCCGTTATGGGTAACAAGCGTTTTAAAAACGGTTTCTGGCGCTTTTCCAATTTTGTCCGCAACAGTGATCCCGTCGATTTTTCCATCGGTGGCATCATAACTCATCATGCCATACTCTATACGTTTGTTATCTAGAATTCGCATTGCATTCGTTTTACTTGCTCCCATATTATAAATCCCCTTATCGTTTTCTATCATCTTACCATTTTTAAATACAGGCAAAAAGAAAAGCACAGTGCTCATGCATCTGTGCTTTCCTTATATTCATTCTAAATGACGTCTTTGGAAATCAGCGATCCTCTTATAGTCGTCTTCTAAATTCCTGCTCACGGATAAATAAATCGACATTAATTCTTCATACACTTTAACGTTCTCTTCGATTGGGACAAGTTCATTCGTTTCACCAATCATACCCTCAACCTCATCGAGGCTCTCGATTTCCCCTAAAGCGTACAACCCCAGAACGGCGGCACCTAAGCTCGAACTCTCAAAGCTTTCTGGAATTGTCACGTTCTGATTAAATATATCAGCCATGATTTGACGCCAGAGCTTCGAGCGGACAAACCCACCGCTTGCATGAATTTTCTCGGGAGCACCAGTCAGTTCCCTAACAGCAAGAAGGACACTGTATAAGTTATACATCACACCCTCCAGCACTGCCCGGACCATATGGTCACGAGTGTGATGAAGAGCCAGTCCAAAGAAGGAGCCCCTTGCATCGGCACTCCATAATGGCGCCCGTTCCCCTGCCATATACGGATGGAATATCAACCCATCCGATCCAGGTGCAATATTGGAAGCCATATCCGTCAGTATCTCATAGGAGTCCTGTCCAGAAGCCTTCGCTTTTTCGATTTCCACACGTCCTAATTGATCCCGTGCCCATCGGAAGGTGATTCCCCCATTGTTGACCGGTCCACCGATTACCCAATGATTCTCAGTAAGGGCATAGCAGAATGTCCTGCCTTTCGGGTCGGTAAGCGGTCGGTCACTAACGGTTCTTACTGCACCGCTCGTTCCGATTGTCACTGCCAGAACGCCTGGCTTGATGGCGTTTTGCCCTAAGTTCGCAAGCACGCCATCACTCGCGCCAATAACAAACGGGGTACCTGCCTGAATGTTCATTTTTGCAGCTAATTCCTCACTTAAACCTGAGAGAATATGCGTTGTGGGGACAAGCGTTGGCAGCTTGTCAGCCCCAATTCCAGCAATGGTGAGTGCCTCTTCATCCCAATTCAAGTCATTCAAGTTGAACATGCCCGTTGCAGAAGCGAGCGAATAATCCATCACATACTCATTGAAAAATTTATAGATGATGTATTCTTTAATCCCTATAAATTTGTCCGTTTCGTTAAAAGTCCCGGGATGCTCACTTCTTAACCACATTACTTTCGTGATTGGGGACATTGGATGAATGGGCGTCCCCGTCCTGTGATACAATTGCATCCCCTGTTCCGAAGCCTTCAATTTCCCCGCATAGGCAGCACTTCGATTATCCGCCCATGTAATGCTATTCGTAAGCGGATTACCGTCTTTACCCATGGCGATCAAGCTATGCATCGCCGAACTGAACGATATGAAACCCAGTTCATCCTTCTTTATTCCGCTTGTAATCATAACCTCGCCTATTGCAATGATGACCGCTTTATAAATTTCTTCTGGATCTTGTTCCGCAACCGAAGGCGTTGGACTGTGAAGAGGGTATCCCTTCGAACAGGATTGGACAACCTCCCCCCTTTTTGAAAAAAGAACAACCTTCGTACTCGTCGTACCAATATCGATCCCCATCATATAACCTGAATGTCCCATACTAACATCATGCTCCTCTCTCTTAAACAATTGAATTCAATAGTAAGATTAGGATAAGTGAAACGACTGATACAATCGTTTCCATAACCGTCCAAGATTTTAGCGTTTGTGCGACTGTAAATTAAAGAACTCTTTGATCATCCAAAATCCGGCATCATTCACGTGGGATAGAATGAATGAACCTGAACCGATTGCAAGGACCGGCAATTCAATATTAACACCTGGTACAGAAGATGATCGGCAGCACAATACCTACCGCAGTTGTCATCGCGACAATTGCTGAACCTGTGGCCACACGAATCATAGCTGCAACGCAGCCAAACAGAATTAGTGAAATATCAAAGAATGTCGTTAAACTTGCAACGGCTTCACCCACTCCGCCCGTGTTCAATACATTTTTAAATGCACCGCCCGCTCCGATAATCAAGATAATGGACGCAGGTGGAGCAAGGCAGGCTGACATGAATTGGTTTAGTGCTACTTTATTAATACCCCTAGCGTAACCTAATGTAAAGAATGAAACCACCACAGAGGACCATGAGGGCGATGATCAGTTCTCCAATGAGATATGTAGGAACTAAAAACAGGACCAGCTAAAATGTGCTGCGGGAATACCGATGATCAAATCTCCCTGTCTGAACAGCATCTGCAACATCCGGAACATCCATACCTGCTAATCCCTAAAGGACGGAAGCGAGAAGTAACGCAATAAATGGGCTTTGATAACGATCAAGAAAATGGTGGAAACAAGCGCATAAATCAACAAACTATTGTTCTGGCTCTATCCAAATAAACTAAACGTCTTATTCAATCATTCACTCTAAATCAGGATAAGGAATCCATATAGGTAAGATTTCAATGAAAAAAGCATCGAACCTGTTCAACGTGAACTAAACTCGATACCTGATTCAGTCATGAAATGATCATTCACCAATAAAAAGAGGACCGGATCGGTGCTTGATTTCTTTCTCCAGTTGTTCAGGATAAGCAATGAGGAAGCAGGTGGATGGCCCTGACGATTTTTCAATATCGACTTCATTGCTTATATGCACAGAAACACCTTCACCACTTTGATCCAGATGCTCCCATTCATATGCTATCCCTTTTGAGCCGACTGGAAGTGCCTGAACGTCTTCCATTTCACATAGGCTTTTATATAAAGATAATGGCGCGACCCAATCTTGCTGATCCATTACTTCTTCTCCAACGAGCGGCCTGCCGATCAGTGCGATTTTTCGTAAAGGATGTTGCTTTTTAATACATTCATTCACTCGTTTACCGATCACCATAAGTCCAACCGCGGATTGAAGAAGCGGCATGTTACTTTCTGTGCTGCCAGTAATGGGAAGGTCCTCCATTCCCAATTCTTTCAGCCCCTTCCTGACACCCCTGGTCAAGTCCTCCCAGGCTTCATCACCGCAGAAATTATTTAGGACAACGGATACTGGACTTCCGCCAACGCCCAAACATTCCATGACGGCAACCCGAAAGGAATAATATCCAACGACCTCATAAGGAACATGGACAAGATCTTTTTCCTTCAGGCCGATTCCGCCGCTATTATCACTTGAAACAATCAATGAATCTGATTCAGAAAATGGTAAAATCAATGAATCACTCATTCTACGAGTCCATCTTTAAAGATCATTTTTTTCAAAACAGGCTCCAAGCGGGGCAGTAAAAGGACTGCCAATACTACATTTACCGCCGTCGCCACCGTTAATCCCGGAACCAACAACGCGTAAAAACCATAGCTGATCAGAAATGCGAAAGGCAAGGCTAAGATGAAAGCATTACCGATAAAGAAGAGGAAAAATGCGCCTACTTTTTTTCCTTGTATATATAAAATTCCAAACATCCATACGAGAACCGCCATTTCGACCATGATCAAAAAATGGAATGGCCCAAGTGTCATTCCGCCAATGAACGCTGAAATGATATGACCAAGCCCAGCTACAATAGCCCCCGATACCGGGCCAAGTACGATGGCAGCCAAAAGGGCCGGAAAACTATCCAAAGCGATACTCCCGATCGGGGAAGGGATTTTAATCATTGCCCCTACTGCCGATAAGGCAATGAATATAGCAATTGCACTAATTTTTCTTACATCCATGTTTACTCTTTTTCCTTTCTTTTCCCTCCACGGAACACATTTGCGCTACGGATATATTCCACATCTTTCACACCAAGACGGAAATTGATCACACGTGCAACAGCAAAGAAGTAATCCGACAAACGATTTAAATATTGAAGTGATAATGGTGAAACAGCCGCACCAGACTTGATCAATGAAACGACCAATCGTTCCGCCCTTCTTGTAACTGTACGGGCAATATGAATGGTTGCAGCAGCTTTTGTGCCGCCAGGCAGGATAAACTTTTCCAATTCCGGAGCTTCGATTATGAAGGCATCTATTCGTTCTTCCAAATAGGTAATGGCCTCATCCGTCAACTTTTGTGGGGCCTTCTCGGAAACGGTTGCCAAATCACCGCCACAGTCAAATAACTCATGCTGGATTTTCTCTAGATCGGCCAATACATCCGTAAATATCGCGGGGTCCAATTCAGTAACCGCAAGACCGATATAGCTATTCACTTCATCCACCGTTCCATAAGAATCAACACGGATGTCATCCTTGTCAAGCCGACCACCGATTACGCTTGTTTGTCCCTTATCCCCTGTACGTGTATAGATTTTCATCCCCATTACCTCCTCTATTTTATTCGCTGGTTTATTCCATACCAGATGATATCAACGCGCCTTGATATGGATGCTACATCTTGAAAGACCCATCCGCAGGCATCGCGCCATCTGCGATCTCTCGCTTCCATCGGGACAATGCCTTTGGAAATATCAGAACCGATCACAATGCAGTTGTGTTCATCCCTTTCTTTCTCCCATATTCGCCAATCAGCCATGATTTCCTTCCATCTTTTTCGAATCGAATCTGAATCCATTTTTTCTGCATCTTGCTGAATCCATGCATCCAACCCTTGCAATACAACAGTCTCGCCTTGAAAATCAATCAATTTCGGCTGTTCTTTTCGATAACCGGATAGCCAAAGGACATCATTTTCCAAACCATACAATTGCTTTACCCATTTAGTTTTCCCATTATAGGCGCCTCCTGTAACAAAGTGCAGCGTTCTCCCCTCCTTAAACTGTTCCGGTCTTCCCATATCAGCTCATATCCCCTGCCATGGGAAGTCCCCCAATCAAAAAAAGACTTTTCCATCGGGGCATAGCGGACCAATAAATCACGTATTACCCCTCCATGCGTCATTAGGGCAAATCGGTTCTCCTTACAGGCAATCAATTGATTCCAGCCATCA
It contains:
- the gntK gene encoding gluconokinase — its product is MGHSGYMMGIDIGTTSTKVVLFSKRGEVVQSCSKGYPLHSPTPSVAEQDPEEIYKAVIIAIGEVMITSGIKKDELGFISFSSAMHSLIAMGKDGNPLTNSITWADNRSAAYAGKLKASEQGMQLYHRTGTPIHPMSPITKVMWLRSEHPGTFNETDKFIGIKEYIIYKFFNEYVMDYSLASATGMFNLNDLNWDEEALTIAGIGADKLPTLVPTTHILSGLSEELAAKMNIQAGTPFVIGASDGVLANLGQNAIKPGVLAVTIGTSGAVRTVSDRPLTDPKGRTFCYALTENHWVIGGPVNNGGITFRWARDQLGRVEIEKAKASGQDSYEILTDMASNIAPGSDGLIFHPYMAGERAPLWSADARGSFFGLALHHTRDHMVRAVLEGVMYNLYSVLLAVRELTGAPEKIHASGGFVRSKLWRQIMADIFNQNVTIPESFESSSLGAAVLGLYALGEIESLDEVEGMIGETNELVPIEENVKVYEELMSIYLSVSRNLEDDYKRIADFQRRHLE
- a CDS encoding PQQ-dependent sugar dehydrogenase, whose amino-acid sequence is MKKWLLFFLMATMTLTGCNMNEEDSKTQPNPDKEVTGTLGEDPDVLVTNLHIPWSIQKEGDTMYVSERTGTIVEWDKGKMTRQKVNLKKTLSTKAEAGLLGFSLTPDFAKSRQAFAYYTYEEGRESINRIVILQKDDDKWQEMETLIDGIPSGEFHHGGRIKVGPDDKLYATTGDARKPEIAQDIDSLGGKILRMNLDGTIPKDNPFGNSYVYSYGHRNPQGLAWDEVGQLYESEHGDSAHDELNKIDPGKNYGWPEIEGDEQKPGMVNPLIHSGENTWAPSGMAYFDGKLYFAALRGEALKGYDVQSGKLTNIITGSGRIRDVFVDGESLYFISNNTDGRGNPDEKDDKLYRLPLSRLKGNMP
- a CDS encoding ATP-binding protein, yielding MSDSLILPFSESDSLIVSSDNSGGIGLKEKDLVHVPYEVVGYYSFRVAVMECLGVGGSPVSVVLNNFCGDEAWEDLTRGVRKGLKELGMEDLPITGSTESNMPLLQSAVGLMVIGKRVNECIKKQHPLRKIALIGRPLVGEEVMDQQDWVAPLSLYKSLCEMEDVQALPVGSKGIAYEWEHLDQSGEGVSVHISNEVDIEKSSGPSTCFLIAYPEQLEKEIKHRSGPLFIGE
- a CDS encoding cob(I)yrinic acid a,c-diamide adenosyltransferase, with protein sequence MKIYTRTGDKGQTSVIGGRLDKDDIRVDSYGTVDEVNSYIGLAVTELDPAIFTDVLADLEKIQHELFDCGGDLATVSEKAPQKLTDEAITYLEERIDAFIIEAPELEKFILPGGTKAAATIHIARTVTRRAERLVVSLIKSGAAVSPLSLQYLNRLSDYFFAVARVINFRLGVKDVEYIRSANVFRGGKRKEKE
- a CDS encoding Cof-type HAD-IIB family hydrolase, whose product is MIKTIAIDMDGTLLNKMQKVSEENKHAIQRAQSEGVEVIIATGRSYVEARFALDEAGIVCPVICVNGAALFTEDGKIAASNPMSAATAKMVAGFLEEQGIYFEIYTSQGIYSKDYENAISALVDVFVTANPDIDPENMRKYAEERLQLGQVTSISDYSELFSHSNVEYYKILSFSKDLSLLNQIATKLKGQGVTVTSSGRENVEIMSGTAQKGTALETYVNEKSGSMQETMAIGDNYNDVSMFERVGLSVAMGNAPLDIQKLCDEVTGKNDESGVAEAILKVLKQSAY
- a CDS encoding PRK06851 family protein, translating into MTGKVMHYFAGGNTAKGFYSLYDSNLAGLERLFILKGGPGSGKSTIMKKIGQEWLDKDYDIEYLHCSSDNDSIDGVIIPALKIGLVDGTAPHVIEPKAPGAIEEYVNLGAAWNSQQLASERAAIIRLTNARSKSFEKAYALFAEALKIHDEWEDIYKANIDFAKLNGLTNKLIEGFYRDIILNKKSDVRHRFLGAATPKGAVDFIPNITEGIQKRYFLKGRPGSGKSTMLKKIAKAAEQRGFDVEVYHCGFDPHSLDMVIVREVGIAIFDSTSPHEYFPSCEGDEIIDIYKTAILPGTDEIYADQLKDVSSRYRTKMNEATASLAKAKELHDELEKIYVKAMDFTAIDDIQRDIHEQIIERAQEVDSQTILH
- a CDS encoding ECF transporter S component; the protein is MDVRKISAIAIFIALSAVGAMIKIPSPIGSIALDSFPALLAAIVLGPVSGAIVAGLGHIISAFIGGMTLGPFHFLIMVEMAVLVWMFGILYIQGKKVGAFFLFFIGNAFILALPFAFLISYGFYALLVPGLTVATAVNVVLAVLLLPRLEPVLKKMIFKDGLVE
- a CDS encoding bifunctional adenosylcobinamide kinase/adenosylcobinamide-phosphate guanylyltransferase produces the protein MGRPEQFKEGRTLHFVTGGAYNGKTKWVKQLYGLENDVLWLSGYRKEQPKLIDFQGETVVLQGLDAWIQQDAEKMDSDSIRKRWKEIMADWRIWEKERDEHNCIVIGSDISKGIVPMEARDRRWRDACGWVFQDVASISRRVDIIWYGINQRIK
- the ybaK gene encoding Cys-tRNA(Pro) deacylase: MGASKTNAMRILDNKRIEYGMMSYDATDGKIDGITVADKIGKAPETVFKTLVTHNGPQQLYVFVIPVATELDLKKAAKAAGAKKIEMLAVKDLQKYTGYIRGGCSPIGMKKQYPTFIDESAANLPEIIVSGGKIGTQIVLKPSEFLEVTQAESVGLIK